One genomic segment of Capricornis sumatraensis isolate serow.1 chromosome 6, serow.2, whole genome shotgun sequence includes these proteins:
- the CER1 gene encoding cerberus — protein sequence MPLLFLQLLVLLPLGEAVQRGDGGQRQSSVSLMLLERNRRELSVGTQEEAEEKPDLFVAVPHLIGASPAEEGQRQREKMLSRFGGFWKKPERELHPSQGLVSEQIFPRTWGLTQQKDRMPTEKSPLREEAKKFWHHFMFRMSPASQGIILPIKSHEVHQETCRTVPFSQTITHEDCEKVVVQNNLCFGKCGSLPSPEAAQHPHTFCSHCLPAKFTTRHLELNCTGLAMVVKVVMLVEECQCMVKTEHQHGYPEQAGFQAEFHVQDPFIPGFST from the exons AtgcctcttctcttccttcagcTGCTGGTGCTCCTGCCTCTAGGGGAGGCTGTACAGCGCGGCGATGGTGGCCAGAGGCAGAGTTCTGTCTCTCTCATGCTCCTAGAAAGGAATCGCAGAGAGCTCTCCGTGGGCACtcaggaggaagcagaggagaagCCAGATCTGTTTGTGGCCGTGCCACACCTGATAGGTGCCAGCCCTGCAGAGGAgggccagaggcagagagaaaagatgCTGTCCAGGTTTGGGGGATTCTGGAAGAAGCCCGAGAGAGAGCTGCACCCATCCCAGGGCTTGGTCAGTGAGCAGATCTTCCCTAGGACTTGGGGCCTCACTCAGCAAAAGGATAGGATGCCAACGGAGAAATCTCCTCTCCGGGAAGAAGCCAAGAAATTCTGGCACCACTTCATGTTCAGAATGAGTCCAGCTTCTCAGGGGATCATCCTGCCTATCAAAAGCCACGAAGTACATCAGGAGACCTGTAGGACAGTACCCTTCAGCCAG ACTATCACCCATGAAGACTGTGAGAAAGTGGTTGTACAGAACAACCTCTGCTTTGGAAAATGCGGGTCCcttccttctcctgaagctgCGCAGCACCCCCACACATTCTGCTCCCACTGCCTGCCTGCCAAGTTCACCACGAGGCACTTAGAGCTCAACTGCACCGGCCTGGCCATGGTGGTCAAGGTGGTGATGCTGGTGGAGGAATGTCAGTGCATGGTGAAGACAGAGCACCAGCATGGCTACCCCGAACAGGCTGGCTTTCAGGCAGAATTTCATGTCCAAGATCCCTTTATCCCAGGattttcaacataa